The Phragmites australis chromosome 13, lpPhrAust1.1, whole genome shotgun sequence DNA window CCGGTGGCCAACTCCGCCGCGCCCACGGCCTCGGAGCCGCCTTCGAAGCTGGCGTGCCGAACCTCCGGCGACGGCGTGATGACGCGCTGCGGCTGATGCCCGGTGCGGTCGGGTCGGGCGTCGAgcgggagggcggcggcggcagcggccgccgccgtgGTTCATGTGCCTGCACGGGTTCCGCACCAGCGGGGAGATAATGCGGCGGCAGGTGACGGGCAGGTGGCCCCCCGAGGTGACGTCCCGCCTGGACCTCGTCTTCGCCGACGCGCCGTTCCCCGCTGAGGGCGCGTCCCCCGTGGCCGGCGTCTTCGACCCGCCCTACTACGAGTGGTGCCagttcgtcagcgaggtccgtTCCTGCCCCTCCGTCGCATATCATTGCGGCCGTCATCATTTCCGCGGCGCGGTAGACTTTATCTTTCCAACCTGACCTGGCAAGTTTCTTCTGTGCTGTATCGGATCTTGGGGGCAGGATTTTCTCAAGTGCAGGAACTTCGACAGGCGCTTCTCCTACGTCGAGGAGCTTATGGCCAGAGAAGGGCCGTTCGACGGACTGCTGGGATTCTCCCAGGTGTCTGATTAGCTAGCTTGCCGTTAACACTTCCCCAATGCATGATCAGTACTCCACTGACTGTGATTACCATGATGCATGCTGATACCAGGGTGCCGGCCTTTCTGCAGTGCTTTCTGGGCTCCGGCAGCAGGTAAAGCTGAGTCCGTTGCATGCTTTCCCGGTGGAGCCTGCCTGTTACTGGTGTGATGTGATGTGATGTCCAACTGCTTGTGCAACATTTGTTGCTTCTGGTTGCAGCTTGATTTGCTATCCTGCTTTGAATTTTCCGGCAGGGTCTGGCTTTGACTGGGGTTGCTAAGGTGAAGTACGTGATACAAATAGCCGGGGCAATGATCcagtcgccggcggcggccacgAGGGCGTTTGCCGGCAAGATCGTGTGCCCATCGCTTCACTTCATTGGTACTACTTCCATACTTTGATACTTTGATTGTGTTCTCCCCTAGTCTGCAGAAGATCACAAAGCTGCTCATTCTTGGCTGGTTTTATTCAAATTTTGTCGGCCACTTCAGAGTGTGTGTCAGCCTACCTCCGTTGGGGAGGTCTTCCAGGCAGGAGCACCACACGGGCTTGAACCGGGTGTTCACAAATTCAGGTGGGCATAAGCCCCGTAGTTACCCATAAAAAATAGAAGTGCGTGTGTTTTTCTTATGCGTCTTCGTTAAACGAAGAAGGGGCAAACAAGAATTGTTTAGGCTTTTTGAACGTGGGAAATTTTGCTAACTTCGAACAAAGCACTCAATCGGTGGCTCTTCGGCCCTTTGCCTCACCTCCGATGGCGCCTAAGCGTGCCAGTGCGCGCATGCATGGGAAAAGGAGCCTTCATGTCCCTTCATGCGCACGTGTGAAGGGGGAGGGGGCAGTGCAACCCCATGGTTGGCGTCCCCACCGGCAACGGCGGTGGCCTCGGCTGCACGGTGCGACGGCTCCGGGATGACTTTCCAACGGCCACCACATCCAAGGCGACAACGGCCCTCATCACGACGCATCGATGACCCTCATCGCAACGTGGCGACATCGGCTCTTATCGCGACATGGCGACGTGTTCGCAAGCGACGCCGCACACCACGGCGGTGTAGCCTCCGTCCCATCAAACACGGCTGCTCCACGCGACGCGACCGACATGGCTGATGCGGCCCTCCAGAATGGCCCAGCTCTGGCGGCTGGCTCGACTCCAGCCTATCCAACGGCGGCTGTGACCCTAAGCGGTAGGCGGCGGTGCTCATGGAGCGCGGCTATGAGCCCACATCGATGCTGCCCTCCGCACTTCGTGGCGTGACCCTTCGGCAGGTGGCGGCACGACCACCCATAGCGGCGGTGGCAACACGACGGGGGGTGGTTAGGGTTGCAAATCCTAATTGGCGGCTGCCTCCTATTCTATATGGGGCGGGATGGAGGGAGCCCACCTAGGCTTTGGGCCGAAAGGCTTCCTGGGCTACGGCCCATGTGTTTCTTAGCTCGTGCGTGAAAAGAAAAAACCCTGCTACTATTCTTGGACTAAATAGTAAATGGGCTTAGGCCCAAACTCTTTTTCACCTGAAATTTAATACATTGAGCTGATTATTTCCATTTAGCCTATCTGAGTCCCAATAAATAGTACATACAAATAGTATTGTGTATTATTTATATTATAGCCCctataattgtttataattataCAAGTTTATGTACTTTTATGAATAAGCATTTCTAACCCATTGAGTGCTAGACTTGCAACATGTTCACTGTGTTCACATCCACGCGTTcccaaaaacatatttttaccTTTCCATacttttaaattattgcaatttactttataaTGCAATTTAATACTTTTCACACTCCTATTTTGATTTAAGCCCAAAATTGCTTCATAAAAGCACAAAGCATTTAATTCAAAGCGGATTTTCATGCAAAATTTTAAGTGTTACCTCAATTAAATATTTGTGGAACACAAGTTAATGAAACTATGACATCTACTCTATATTTATGATTATCCACTATTATTGTGAGGTCTACATTTTATCatattgacttaatgattacaTTCAACgtgttcttccaaatattctatTTAACATAACATAAGGTAATATGAATATAGGCATCTACTGATAAATGTTAAATTATTTAGTGATTATCTTTAAcatgttagctacataatttaagatctacactatgtaattgaagtctcaacttgactttacaaaaaACTTGCATCATTATTATaacattaccatgatgatttttaatttatcaatagtaaattaatcaaatctatgatCAAATTCATATAGGATATAATGACCGGTAAGAGTTCGATGAACTCATACTTGATGGTCACAATTATTTAATATGAGCAATGGATGTCAAGATCAGTCTTACGTCTCATGGAATAGTAGTGGCACCCCAATCCTCCTCAAGAGAGAGATCCACCGCTAccagatcaagttaaatatgaAGCATTATACATAATAAGACACCATATCCATTTGgatctcaaatctgagtatctgatggaagagtgtcggagggtgaactcctatcgcagggatccggagggacccctttttgagattcggccgggggggtgattctgaatatgtttgcgggagaaataaatggatgtaaatgcaatggcaagtgggatggaatgatctaatgtagaaagaagtaaatgcactggaggtttttagacaggttcgggccgcactgagcgtaataccctactcttgtgtggatgctataaatgccctgagaatgttcctcagggatgttgctggttacaagaatgtttgtctatcctagagcttcgggctccttgttcttcggtggtctcagcttctgtgttccagagtttctcaatctctcagAGTGCCGTACTGAGCGCTGGAGAGCTGGATCCGATCTTccttgtccgtgcccgccggttctcttaaatactcgccggcggtagcgtgccccgaaagggagggcacgaattccaaggcgccataaatgggaAAGCAGTCATTATGGGTTGCTGCGTGAAGTGACGGgaggttgaaaacgcgcccccgcccggtctcggacgtcatgatggcgttccgcaacgggcgccgcggagagggcccaccggacagccaccgagaagcccggcgtgcccgttcggtcttgtacgcctgccacagtaGGACGGCAGGCGgagcgccttgggcctcgcgatgttatcccgaggcgcaccggatgacgcgggatgggacccgcgcattaaatgtccccacgcccttcttcCAGGAtgcggcagggactgacaccgagcgtggcaggagcagttggaggtgacaggctacgcgccctcttaaatgcggcatcgggcctttctctggctgacacctcaccgctggacccctgtgggggccaccgacgaaggacttcttgggccgtcggggaaccgagtgctcggaggtcactgttcacatccccgagcactctctcccggaaacgtcctctcttggtcctcggggaaccgagtgctcgggggccactgttcacgaccccgagcactctctcccggaattgactgttcggatcctcggaggaccgagtgctcgggggccgcttttcgcagccccgagcactctctcccggaactaccttccttgggtcctcggggtattcgggtgctcgggggccactgttcgcggcctcgagcacacccttcccggtactcggcttttttggtcgtcgggggatttgggtgctcgggggccactgttcatgaccccgcgCACTCCCTTCCCGACACTTGGTCTTTGcatatcatcggggaactcgggtactcggggaccactgttcatggccccgagcgccctctcccgggacttagtctttttgtacctcacggagatgatccccgcgggagggcaccgcgtggcggattgctgacctagcctcgggattcggggacccctggttcctgattcaccgacagcagcccctgggcccattggcaagcgatggcccagagactgcggatggggccttcgtCGTTATCGAGGCCGAACCATGTGGCGCCATGTGGCGTACTCCCAGGCGCTGGCctctctggcccaggcttctggtacggcccaacggggagccgaacggtcGCGCATCCGCCCTACTTCCGAGGatcgtgataacgaggcaggcggcacgTGATAACAAGGCAGGCGGTGCGCGTGGCAATTGCGCAG harbors:
- the LOC133889275 gene encoding rhodanese-like domain-containing protein 6; the encoded protein is MCLHGFRTSGEIMRRQVTGRWPPEVTSRLDLVFADAPFPAEGASPVAGVFDPPYYEWCQFVSEDFLKCRNFDRRFSYVEELMAREGPFDGLLGFSQGAGLSAVLSGLRQQGLALTGVAKVKYVIQIAGAMIQSPAAATRAFAGKIVCPSLHFIDEKGLQVMLRYLDTIERELSVYLSTVPLGTRKLAYEV